A stretch of the Amycolatopsis sp. BJA-103 genome encodes the following:
- a CDS encoding SgcJ/EcaC family oxidoreductase, with translation MKDFEQVVLDSDRLQNDPDGFADLLTEDVNLVNIAGRRLHGREAVRAAYHKAMASQLAQVRTRIEIDDAWLVQPDTAVVTATKHVSDERTAPNAPLPDKGAVTFVLARQDEKWLIASVQTTPIK, from the coding sequence ATGAAGGACTTCGAGCAGGTCGTACTGGACAGCGACCGCCTGCAGAACGACCCGGACGGCTTCGCCGACCTGCTCACCGAGGACGTCAACCTGGTCAACATCGCCGGCCGCAGGCTGCACGGCCGCGAGGCCGTCCGTGCCGCCTACCACAAGGCGATGGCCTCCCAGCTCGCTCAGGTGCGGACCAGAATCGAGATCGACGACGCATGGCTGGTACAGCCGGACACCGCCGTCGTCACCGCGACCAAGCACGTCTCGGACGAACGGACCGCGCCGAACGCTCCCCTGCCCGACAAGGGCGCGGTCACGTTCGTGCTCGCCCGCCAGGACGAGAAGTGGTTGATCGCCTCGGTCCAAACCACACCCATCAAGTGA
- a CDS encoding aldo/keto reductase, protein MTQLQNLPARVLGTQGLEVGAIGLGTMGMTMAYGAGDEAGGIATIRRAHELGVTLFDTAELYGMGTGSNERLLGRAVAGFRDEVVLATKFGFDLTDPANVGAKLDSRPEHIREVTENSLRYLGTDHVDVLYQHRVDPDVPIEDVAGMVGELIAEGKVRFFGLSEAGPDVLRRAHAVHPVSVLQTEYSVFERAVEVEVLPVVRELGIGFVPYSPLGRGFLTSAVKPAAEYPADDMRSWDDRWQPGNYERNVAAVEALTALAREKGATVTQLALAWLLTQGDDVVPIPGTRSPGRLAENVAAAHLVLTADDLARVQEVLPKGAAGSRYPEAMMPTW, encoded by the coding sequence ATGACACAGCTGCAGAACCTGCCCGCACGCGTGCTCGGCACGCAGGGCCTGGAGGTCGGCGCGATCGGCCTCGGCACGATGGGCATGACGATGGCGTACGGCGCGGGCGACGAGGCGGGCGGCATCGCCACCATCCGCCGCGCCCACGAGTTGGGCGTCACCCTGTTCGACACCGCCGAGCTGTACGGCATGGGCACCGGCAGCAACGAGCGGCTGCTGGGGCGGGCGGTGGCCGGATTCCGGGACGAGGTCGTGCTCGCCACGAAGTTCGGCTTCGACCTGACCGACCCGGCGAACGTGGGTGCGAAGCTCGACAGCAGGCCCGAGCACATCCGCGAGGTCACCGAGAACAGCCTCCGGTACCTGGGTACCGACCACGTCGACGTCCTCTACCAGCACCGGGTGGACCCGGACGTGCCGATCGAGGACGTGGCGGGCATGGTCGGCGAGCTGATCGCCGAAGGCAAGGTCCGTTTCTTCGGGCTGAGCGAGGCGGGCCCGGACGTGCTGCGGCGCGCGCACGCCGTGCACCCGGTGTCGGTGCTGCAGACCGAGTACTCGGTGTTCGAGCGCGCGGTCGAGGTCGAGGTGCTGCCGGTGGTGCGGGAGCTGGGCATCGGGTTCGTTCCGTACTCGCCGCTGGGCCGCGGGTTCCTCACGTCCGCGGTGAAGCCGGCGGCCGAGTACCCGGCGGACGACATGCGCAGCTGGGACGACCGGTGGCAGCCGGGCAACTACGAGCGCAACGTCGCCGCGGTCGAGGCGCTGACCGCGCTGGCACGGGAGAAGGGCGCGACGGTGACCCAGCTCGCGCTGGCGTGGCTGCTGACGCAGGGCGACGACGTCGTGCCGATCCCGGGCACGCGCAGCCCGGGGCGGCTGGCCGAGAACGTGGCGGCGGCGCACCTGGTGCTGACGGCGGACGACCTGGCGCGAGTGCAGGAGGTCCTGCCCAAGGGCGCGGCCGGCTCCCGCTACCCCGAGGCGATGATGCCGACCTGGTGA
- a CDS encoding DUF6892 domain-containing protein has translation MFRDFNFKLLVIDKLMYQDKLIQPRFRIADVLHAKGATGDLWKYLREQDLLYTVLDEARQYFTDLEITPEQLAAVEELTTDGGLEIYHQCSPFWDGEDELFDVTSLDDLALLPNLRVIHGGDEAMMAAPGAEDTLKTRGIAVG, from the coding sequence ATGTTCCGCGACTTCAACTTCAAGCTGCTGGTCATCGACAAGCTCATGTACCAGGACAAGCTCATCCAGCCCCGTTTCCGGATCGCCGACGTGCTCCACGCCAAGGGCGCCACCGGCGACCTGTGGAAGTACCTGCGCGAACAGGACCTGCTCTACACCGTCCTCGATGAAGCCCGCCAGTACTTCACCGACTTGGAGATCACCCCCGAACAACTGGCCGCTGTGGAAGAACTGACCACTGACGGCGGCTTGGAGATCTACCACCAGTGCTCGCCGTTCTGGGACGGAGAGGACGAGCTCTTCGACGTCACCTCACTGGACGACCTCGCCCTGCTGCCCAACCTCCGCGTGATCCACGGCGGCGACGAGGCCATGATGGCCGCCCCCGGCGCCGAGGACACCCTCAAGACCCGCGGAATCGCCGTGGGATGA
- a CDS encoding GTP-binding protein, translated as MASVLSPDRYVPATVRTSVKILIVGPFAVGKTTFVGTLSEIRPLRTEERMTQAGALVDDLSGVRGKDTTTVAMDFGRLTLSDEVVLYLFGAPGQQRFTQMWKDLAHGALGALVLVDPTRLQDSFDVMGLLEELDLPYAVAVNQFDGAPRFPDAEVREALDLLPQTRLVTCDARDRASAASALISLVDYLFTPGRQEHS; from the coding sequence ATGGCCTCCGTGCTCTCACCTGACCGATACGTTCCCGCCACGGTCCGGACCTCGGTGAAGATCCTCATCGTCGGCCCGTTCGCGGTGGGGAAGACCACCTTCGTCGGCACGCTCTCGGAGATCCGCCCGCTGCGCACCGAGGAGCGGATGACCCAGGCGGGCGCACTGGTCGACGACCTGTCCGGCGTGCGCGGCAAGGACACCACCACGGTGGCCATGGACTTCGGACGTCTGACACTGAGCGACGAGGTGGTGCTCTACCTCTTCGGCGCCCCGGGCCAGCAGCGGTTCACGCAGATGTGGAAGGACCTTGCCCACGGCGCGCTCGGGGCGCTGGTGCTGGTCGATCCCACCCGCCTGCAGGATTCCTTCGACGTGATGGGCCTGCTGGAGGAACTGGATTTGCCCTACGCGGTGGCGGTCAACCAGTTCGACGGCGCGCCGCGTTTCCCCGATGCCGAGGTGCGCGAGGCGCTCGATCTGCTACCCCAGACCCGGCTGGTCACCTGTGACGCCCGCGATCGCGCGTCCGCCGCCTCGGCGCTGATCAGCCTGGTCGACTACCTGTTCACTCCCGGCCGCCAGGAGCATTCGTGA
- a CDS encoding amidase produces MAALTGACLLLPAAAHADDRPASLQAAEMSTALDRLTIPDLQRAMDGRLLSSERLTRGYLDRVNALNPRLNAVVQTNPDALALARQSDSRRRAHQARGPLEGIPILLKENIDTADRQTTTAGSTALRTAKPAKDAFLVQRLRDAGAVILGKANMSEWANFYGSRQIPGWSAVGGQTRNPYVLDRSPCGSSSGSAAAAAAGLATVTIGTETDSSIVCPSAATSTVGMKTTLGVVSRGGVVPITNQHDTPGPIARTVTDAALTLAVMAGADAADPATAPVAGAVPADYRTMLDRDSLRGKRIGVWRKGHEGIDRDVDRVFESTVQRLRALGATVVEGADVPDVIGMVQPHLLPAVLTEFKHDLNGYLAATPGGHPKNLTDLIAYNKKNAAIELPGFDQDLLEMADETDGNLNDPTYRAHRAAATGQARDSIDAVVKKYRLDAIVTATDLPAPPIFGGGGSPFVSSTRSTSAAGYPHITVPGGFARTGLPIGISFLGTRMTDASLLGYAYAYEQATHARKAPHYLPTAR; encoded by the coding sequence GTGGCGGCACTGACAGGTGCCTGTCTTCTGCTGCCCGCGGCGGCGCACGCCGACGATCGCCCGGCCTCGCTCCAGGCCGCGGAGATGAGCACCGCGCTGGACCGGCTGACCATCCCGGATCTGCAGCGGGCCATGGATGGCAGGCTGCTGAGTTCCGAGCGGCTCACGCGTGGCTACCTCGATCGCGTCAACGCCCTCAATCCGCGTCTGAACGCGGTGGTGCAGACGAATCCGGACGCGCTCGCGCTCGCGCGCCAGAGCGACAGCCGTCGCCGCGCCCACCAGGCGCGGGGACCGCTGGAAGGGATTCCGATCCTGCTGAAGGAGAACATCGACACCGCGGACCGCCAGACCACCACCGCGGGCTCGACAGCGTTGCGCACGGCGAAACCGGCCAAGGACGCGTTCCTGGTGCAACGTCTGCGCGATGCCGGTGCGGTCATCCTCGGCAAGGCGAACATGTCCGAGTGGGCCAACTTCTACGGCTCCAGGCAGATCCCGGGCTGGAGCGCCGTCGGTGGCCAGACCCGCAATCCCTACGTCCTCGACCGGAGCCCGTGCGGTTCGTCCAGCGGTTCCGCGGCAGCGGCGGCGGCCGGGCTGGCGACGGTGACGATCGGCACGGAGACCGACTCGTCGATCGTGTGCCCGTCCGCCGCGACGTCGACGGTCGGCATGAAGACCACGCTGGGGGTGGTCAGCCGCGGCGGTGTCGTGCCGATCACGAACCAGCACGACACCCCAGGCCCCATCGCCCGCACGGTGACCGACGCGGCACTGACCCTCGCGGTGATGGCGGGAGCCGACGCGGCGGATCCGGCCACGGCACCGGTCGCGGGCGCCGTGCCCGCCGACTACCGCACCATGCTCGACCGCGATTCGTTGCGCGGCAAGCGAATCGGTGTGTGGCGCAAGGGACACGAGGGAATCGACCGCGACGTCGACCGGGTCTTCGAGTCCACTGTTCAGCGGCTCCGCGCCCTGGGCGCCACCGTCGTCGAAGGAGCGGACGTCCCCGACGTCATCGGAATGGTCCAGCCGCATTTGCTGCCCGCCGTGCTGACCGAGTTCAAGCACGACCTCAACGGCTATCTCGCGGCGACCCCGGGCGGGCATCCCAAGAACCTCACCGACCTCATCGCCTACAACAAGAAGAACGCGGCGATCGAATTGCCGGGCTTCGACCAAGACCTGCTCGAGATGGCCGACGAGACCGACGGAAACCTGAACGATCCGACCTACCGCGCCCACCGGGCGGCGGCGACCGGACAGGCACGGGACTCGATCGACGCCGTCGTGAAGAAGTACCGCCTCGACGCGATCGTGACGGCCACCGACCTGCCCGCCCCGCCGATCTTCGGGGGCGGCGGTAGCCCCTTCGTCAGCAGCACCCGCAGCACGTCGGCAGCCGGATATCCGCACATCACCGTTCCGGGAGGCTTCGCCCGGACAGGGCTGCCGATCGGCATCTCGTTCCTCGGCACCCGCATGACCGACGCGTCCCTGCTCGGTTACGCCTACGCCTACGAACAGGCCACCCACGCCCGGAAGGCGCCGCACTACCTGCCCACCGCACGCTGA
- a CDS encoding ATP-binding protein yields the protein MEYPLLTAALVCVSLLAAAFALLLVRQRRVTVNTGRRGEQLLAELRARQEEDRHLLHRRLPALVESQANQAVTVPGPLRAFNGEDPHRELLVVIGELTGQTRRNAAESAAATLRAMMRTVQNLAGEQQVLISAMEERHDNPDVLDGLLGLDHANSQLGRRAQATAVLCGSWPGLQRSAATLTDVVRGATGRIRDYARVQIPAPSDTAVVSQAVEPVVLAVAELLDNGARHSQPGSPVQVSFQQAHNGLAIVIDDAGVGMTVEAVQRAGWLLEGHGGQDIAALGVPPRIGFAVIGVLSHRYGFRVSVDMRSPFGGVRAVLFLPSELLTRAAVPVPAPQEVPSLAAPASPAAITPSPTPRVRVPAPEPQPAEPAEELGTTEHGLPRRRRRAPVTGAATTTLSVPVPPPAAPEVTESPVNHSPVATATAWQRGTRQGRASSTDDERDFQ from the coding sequence ATGGAGTACCCCCTGCTGACGGCGGCGCTGGTCTGTGTCTCGCTGCTCGCCGCGGCCTTCGCACTGTTGCTGGTGCGCCAGCGCCGGGTCACCGTCAACACCGGCCGTCGTGGTGAGCAGCTGCTGGCCGAACTCCGCGCCCGTCAAGAGGAGGACAGGCACCTGCTGCACAGGCGGCTGCCTGCCCTCGTCGAGTCGCAGGCCAACCAGGCCGTGACCGTGCCCGGCCCCTTGCGTGCCTTCAACGGCGAGGACCCCCACCGCGAACTGCTCGTGGTGATCGGCGAGCTGACCGGCCAGACCCGCCGCAACGCCGCCGAATCCGCCGCCGCCACCCTGCGCGCGATGATGCGCACGGTGCAGAACCTCGCGGGGGAGCAGCAGGTGCTGATCTCGGCGATGGAGGAGCGCCACGACAATCCCGACGTGCTCGACGGTCTGCTCGGCCTGGATCACGCGAACTCGCAGCTGGGCCGCCGTGCCCAGGCGACCGCCGTGCTGTGCGGTTCGTGGCCGGGCTTGCAGCGCTCCGCAGCGACCCTGACCGACGTGGTGCGCGGGGCCACCGGCCGCATCCGCGACTACGCGCGCGTGCAGATCCCGGCGCCTTCGGACACCGCGGTGGTCAGCCAGGCCGTAGAGCCGGTGGTGCTCGCGGTGGCCGAGCTGCTGGACAACGGCGCCCGCCACTCGCAGCCCGGTTCACCCGTGCAGGTCAGCTTCCAGCAGGCGCACAACGGGCTGGCGATCGTCATCGACGACGCCGGGGTCGGCATGACGGTGGAAGCGGTACAGCGCGCGGGCTGGCTACTGGAAGGCCACGGCGGTCAGGACATCGCCGCGCTCGGTGTGCCGCCGCGGATCGGCTTCGCCGTCATCGGCGTGCTTTCCCACCGCTACGGTTTCCGCGTCTCGGTGGACATGCGCTCGCCCTTCGGCGGGGTGCGCGCGGTGCTGTTCCTGCCGAGCGAGCTGCTCACCCGCGCCGCCGTCCCGGTGCCGGCACCGCAAGAGGTCCCGTCGCTGGCCGCGCCCGCCAGCCCGGCCGCGATCACCCCCAGCCCGACCCCGCGCGTGCGCGTTCCCGCGCCGGAACCACAGCCGGCCGAACCGGCCGAGGAACTGGGTACCACCGAGCACGGCCTGCCCCGCCGTCGCCGACGCGCCCCGGTGACCGGGGCGGCCACCACCACGCTGTCGGTTCCGGTGCCGCCGCCCGCCGCGCCGGAAGTGACCGAGTCCCCGGTGAACCACAGCCCGGTCGCCACGGCCACGGCCTGGCAGCGCGGCACCCGCCAGGGCCGCGCTTCTTCCACCGATGACGAAAGGGATTTCCAGTGA
- a CDS encoding TetR/AcrR family transcriptional regulator, whose translation MPRHAEAERNDRALLEAAREVVAVDGAKTSVASIAARAGVGIGSLYRRYRSKTELFQHLVEIALDHWTEIAEQGLANDDPWDGLVHYVGSAVGIGSLAPLAGMVTITDEMAEKNARSDKAFAALIAKAHDAGVLRADVTAIDVLLLVEQLGKSPLIEQFQRQGREDLLEAARVARQRVIAIALAGLRPSDHPLPGAPPSMDLLSERWT comes from the coding sequence ATGCCCAGGCACGCGGAAGCCGAACGCAACGACCGCGCATTGCTCGAAGCGGCGCGCGAAGTCGTGGCCGTGGACGGAGCGAAGACGTCCGTCGCGTCGATCGCGGCACGTGCGGGCGTGGGCATCGGAAGCCTGTACCGCCGGTATCGATCGAAGACCGAGCTGTTCCAGCACCTGGTGGAGATCGCGCTCGACCATTGGACCGAGATCGCCGAGCAGGGGCTGGCCAACGACGACCCCTGGGACGGGCTCGTGCACTACGTCGGCAGCGCGGTCGGCATCGGTTCGCTGGCGCCGTTGGCCGGGATGGTCACCATCACCGACGAGATGGCCGAGAAGAACGCCCGATCCGACAAGGCTTTCGCCGCGCTGATCGCCAAAGCGCACGACGCGGGTGTGCTGCGCGCGGACGTCACCGCGATCGACGTGTTGCTGCTGGTCGAACAGCTCGGCAAGTCGCCGCTGATCGAGCAATTCCAGCGCCAGGGCAGGGAAGACCTGTTGGAAGCGGCTCGCGTCGCCCGGCAACGGGTGATCGCCATCGCCTTGGCCGGACTACGCCCGAGCGACCATCCACTGCCGGGGGCACCGCCCAGCATGGACCTGCTCAGCGAACGCTGGACTTAG
- a CDS encoding AraC family transcriptional regulator, with protein sequence MLDQLAAAVGRHRNGLWSGATAVPRLTVVALDEVVDPLDLRYEPMVCFIAEGSKRTITGEHSRSARRGDMFLNSLDLPVTAVFEEVPYRSAVLHLDGPVLADLLLELDGEAPATPAAGQVSATMTPELVDAVTRWVRLLDTPDDIRPLAARVEAEILYRLLGGALGPTLRQFAATGSALTRVRAAADWIAAHFTEPITVERVAAVAHMSPATLHRHFKAATGMSPLRFQKHLRLQEARRLLVAGDTTAAHTADAVGYASATQFTREYRRAYGLPPMRDAARLRDRLTDSRS encoded by the coding sequence GTGCTCGACCAGCTCGCGGCGGCCGTGGGCCGTCACCGCAACGGCCTGTGGTCCGGCGCCACCGCCGTGCCCCGGCTCACCGTGGTCGCCCTCGACGAGGTGGTCGACCCTCTCGACCTGCGCTACGAGCCGATGGTGTGCTTCATCGCCGAGGGCTCCAAGCGCACCATCACGGGGGAACACAGCCGGTCGGCCCGCCGCGGCGACATGTTCCTCAACTCGCTCGACCTGCCGGTCACCGCCGTGTTCGAGGAGGTGCCGTACCGCTCGGCCGTGCTGCACCTCGACGGCCCCGTCTTGGCCGACCTGCTGCTCGAACTCGACGGCGAGGCCCCGGCCACCCCGGCCGCGGGCCAGGTCTCCGCCACGATGACCCCGGAACTGGTCGACGCCGTCACCCGCTGGGTGCGGCTGCTCGACACCCCCGACGACATCCGGCCGCTGGCCGCCCGCGTGGAGGCCGAGATCCTCTACCGCCTGCTCGGCGGCGCGCTTGGCCCGACCCTGCGCCAGTTCGCGGCCACCGGCTCGGCCTTGACCAGGGTGCGCGCCGCGGCCGACTGGATCGCCGCCCACTTCACCGAGCCCATCACCGTGGAGCGGGTCGCGGCGGTCGCGCACATGAGCCCGGCCACCCTGCACCGGCATTTCAAGGCCGCCACCGGCATGAGCCCGCTGCGGTTCCAGAAGCACCTGCGACTCCAGGAGGCGCGGCGCCTGCTGGTGGCAGGCGACACCACGGCCGCGCACACCGCCGATGCCGTCGGCTACGCCAGCGCCACCCAGTTCACCCGGGAATACCGCCGCGCCTACGGCCTGCCGCCGATGCGCGACGCCGCCCGCCTGCGCGACAGGCTCACCGACAGCCGCTCCTAG
- a CDS encoding DUF742 domain-containing protein, which produces MSGQRRERALVRPHVVTEGRAHPTRNTLDVATVVLATWAPVTGLSPEKRRVMELCRGGALAVAEVAAHLKLPTSVTKVLLSDLLDSGHIEARAAVRETEVPDQQLLQKVLDGLRALT; this is translated from the coding sequence ATGAGCGGGCAACGGCGGGAACGGGCGCTGGTCCGGCCGCACGTGGTCACCGAGGGCCGGGCCCACCCGACCCGCAACACCCTGGACGTGGCCACCGTGGTGCTGGCCACCTGGGCGCCGGTGACCGGGCTGAGCCCGGAAAAACGGCGGGTGATGGAGCTGTGCCGGGGCGGCGCGCTGGCCGTCGCGGAGGTGGCGGCGCATCTCAAGCTGCCCACCAGCGTCACCAAGGTGCTGTTGTCGGACCTGCTCGACAGCGGGCACATCGAAGCACGGGCCGCGGTGCGCGAGACCGAAGTCCCCGACCAGCAACTCCTCCAGAAGGTACTCGATGGCCTCCGTGCTCTCACCTGA
- a CDS encoding roadblock/LC7 domain-containing protein, which translates to MSSSVTTNNRLGWMLDQALQMPETISAVLLSADGLLMAHSQGITVEDAERTAAAVSGLQSLARATGEFCRQPPEQWRQTLIEFDGGFVFLTSAGQGAYVAVSTTGRVDIEGVSSRLQELVQRLGQELTAPPRFPAEGPGNPA; encoded by the coding sequence GTGAGCAGCTCCGTCACCACCAACAACCGGTTGGGCTGGATGCTCGACCAGGCCCTGCAGATGCCGGAGACCATCTCCGCGGTGCTGCTCTCGGCCGACGGCCTGCTGATGGCCCATTCGCAGGGAATCACCGTGGAGGACGCCGAGCGCACCGCCGCCGCGGTCTCCGGGCTCCAGTCGCTCGCCCGCGCCACCGGCGAGTTCTGCCGTCAGCCGCCGGAGCAGTGGCGGCAGACGCTGATCGAATTCGACGGCGGGTTCGTCTTCCTGACCTCCGCCGGACAGGGCGCCTACGTCGCGGTGTCCACCACCGGCCGGGTGGACATCGAGGGCGTTTCCTCGCGCTTGCAAGAGCTGGTGCAAAGGCTCGGCCAGGAACTCACCGCGCCACCGCGCTTTCCGGCCGAGGGACCTGGCAACCCGGCATGA
- a CDS encoding MFS transporter, giving the protein MPQTIPAVGAPSGGSDHAPDGRRLGLILGMLVLPMYVALGAPSVALPAIGRALAVPFGATAWILAAWSLTSALAMPVAGRLMARWSPLRVLVAGVVVLAAGSALAGAGPTLPVVIAGRLIGGAGAGATVIAVFAVATALPGRERIRALGIIAAASATASACGTLLGGAVTAWLGWRAVLAIPVLALPLLLAALARRRTFTRIAGGEPDAPAGRFDLVGAAVLSVLAASLITLLQAHSVGLPGPVTLAVAGAGVLAAVGLWWRVRRTPDGFVPRRVIAARGFLPAGLIGGTIFAGYYGVLFVAPSLIEQATGGGALEAGAILVPAAACSVLAGRLVGTLTDRFTGWQVSAGLAALTVVGVLVVAVFDGPIPVVVGAALTVCGFAGAQAVLVGLAPELVAARDRDTGQGLFNFMTALGGGIGPAAVAGLSGIASVPVALAVLAALPLAGLVLTLTRRPGA; this is encoded by the coding sequence ATGCCGCAGACGATCCCCGCCGTAGGAGCCCCCAGCGGGGGATCGGACCACGCCCCGGACGGGCGGCGGCTGGGTCTGATCCTGGGGATGCTGGTGCTGCCGATGTACGTGGCACTGGGGGCACCGTCGGTGGCGCTGCCTGCCATCGGCCGCGCGCTCGCGGTGCCGTTCGGGGCCACGGCATGGATTCTCGCCGCATGGTCGCTGACCTCCGCGCTCGCGATGCCGGTCGCGGGCAGGCTGATGGCCCGGTGGAGCCCACTCCGGGTACTCGTCGCCGGAGTCGTGGTGCTCGCCGCGGGCTCGGCGCTCGCGGGAGCCGGCCCGACACTGCCGGTCGTGATCGCCGGTCGGCTGATCGGTGGCGCCGGGGCGGGTGCGACCGTGATCGCCGTCTTCGCCGTGGCCACCGCCCTTCCCGGGCGGGAAAGGATCCGTGCGCTGGGAATCATCGCGGCCGCCAGTGCGACGGCGTCGGCGTGCGGGACCCTGCTGGGCGGGGCGGTCACCGCATGGCTGGGGTGGCGTGCCGTGCTCGCGATCCCGGTCCTCGCGCTGCCCCTGCTGCTGGCCGCGTTGGCGCGCAGGCGCACGTTCACCCGGATCGCCGGCGGTGAGCCGGACGCCCCGGCCGGGCGGTTCGACCTCGTCGGCGCGGCCGTGCTGTCGGTACTCGCCGCCTCGTTGATCACGTTGCTGCAGGCACACTCGGTCGGCCTGCCCGGTCCGGTCACGCTCGCCGTGGCCGGAGCCGGAGTGCTCGCCGCCGTGGGACTGTGGTGGCGCGTGCGGCGCACGCCCGACGGGTTCGTGCCTCGGCGGGTGATCGCGGCCCGCGGCTTCCTGCCTGCCGGGCTCATCGGCGGGACGATCTTCGCGGGCTACTACGGGGTGCTGTTCGTCGCCCCGTCCCTGATCGAACAGGCCACGGGCGGTGGCGCCCTCGAAGCCGGCGCGATCTTGGTCCCGGCCGCCGCCTGTTCGGTGCTGGCGGGACGGCTGGTCGGCACCTTGACCGACCGGTTCACCGGCTGGCAGGTGTCGGCCGGGCTTGCGGCACTCACCGTCGTCGGCGTGCTCGTGGTCGCGGTCTTCGACGGGCCGATCCCGGTCGTCGTCGGCGCGGCGCTGACCGTGTGCGGCTTCGCCGGTGCCCAGGCCGTACTGGTGGGCCTCGCACCGGAACTCGTCGCCGCGCGCGACCGCGACACAGGACAAGGCCTGTTCAACTTCATGACCGCCCTGGGTGGCGGGATCGGCCCGGCCGCTGTCGCCGGCTTGTCCGGCATCGCGTCGGTGCCAGTGGCCCTCGCCGTGCTCGCGGCACTACCTCTGGCCGGACTCGTCCTCACCCTGACCCGGCGCCCAGGCGCGTGA
- a CDS encoding epoxide hydrolase family protein, translating to MAAEPFEVSITEAEIADLRERLRRTRWPEPEPVDDWSQGLPLAYAQELCRSWAEDYDFGFAGRLNVFPQYRDTIDGLGIHFLHVRSPEPDAFPLVLTHGWPGSVLEFLEVLGPLTDPRAHGGDPADAFHVVAPSLPGYGWSDKPSTTGWGTTRTARAWDTLMVSLGYERYGAQGGDWGSAVSGALGEVAPERVAGVHLNLGSVAAGTFDDPTPAELTNLQAEKEFQRTGRGYSALQATRPQTLGYGLTDSPAGQAAWIAEKFWAWTDNDGHPEDVLSRQAILDEISVYWFTASATSSARLYWESFADFRDKVTAPSGLSVYPRDITRPSRREAELRFTDLRWFEELPRGGHFAALEQPESLIEQVRGFFRLFR from the coding sequence ATGGCAGCAGAACCGTTCGAGGTCAGCATCACCGAAGCCGAGATCGCGGATCTGCGTGAACGGTTGCGCCGGACGCGGTGGCCCGAGCCCGAGCCGGTGGACGACTGGTCACAGGGTTTGCCGCTGGCGTACGCGCAGGAGCTGTGCCGCAGCTGGGCCGAGGACTACGACTTCGGGTTCGCCGGGCGGCTGAACGTCTTCCCGCAGTACCGCGACACGATCGACGGGCTGGGCATCCACTTCCTGCACGTCCGCTCGCCGGAGCCGGACGCGTTCCCGCTCGTGCTCACGCACGGGTGGCCGGGTTCGGTGCTGGAGTTCCTGGAGGTCCTCGGCCCGCTGACCGATCCGCGCGCGCACGGCGGTGACCCGGCGGACGCGTTCCACGTGGTCGCGCCGTCGTTGCCCGGGTACGGCTGGAGTGACAAGCCGTCGACGACCGGGTGGGGCACAACGCGCACCGCCCGCGCCTGGGACACGCTGATGGTTTCGCTGGGCTACGAGCGCTACGGCGCGCAGGGCGGTGACTGGGGTTCGGCGGTGTCCGGCGCGCTGGGGGAGGTGGCACCCGAGCGGGTCGCCGGCGTGCACCTGAACCTGGGATCCGTGGCGGCGGGCACGTTCGACGACCCGACGCCCGCGGAGCTGACGAATCTCCAGGCCGAGAAGGAGTTCCAGCGCACCGGCCGGGGATACTCGGCGCTCCAAGCGACCCGGCCGCAGACGCTCGGCTACGGCCTCACCGATTCCCCGGCGGGACAGGCCGCCTGGATCGCCGAGAAGTTCTGGGCGTGGACGGACAACGACGGCCACCCCGAGGACGTGTTGTCGCGGCAGGCGATCCTCGACGAGATCTCGGTCTATTGGTTCACCGCGTCGGCCACGTCGTCGGCGCGCCTGTACTGGGAGAGCTTCGCCGACTTCCGGGACAAGGTGACCGCGCCGTCCGGGCTGTCGGTCTACCCACGCGACATCACTCGCCCATCGCGGCGGGAGGCCGAACTGCGGTTTACCGATCTGCGCTGGTTCGAGGAACTGCCGCGAGGCGGCCACTTCGCCGCCCTGGAGCAGCCGGAGTCGCTGATCGAGCAGGTGCGCGGGTTCTTCCGTCTCTTCCGCTGA